Proteins encoded by one window of Xanthomonas sp. DAR 80977:
- a CDS encoding DUF962 domain-containing protein: MDTTAYARPIDRYFASYSDDHRNAANQRIHVVAVPAILWSVVALLWCIPVGGSWFQSGLWAALGMFAAWMYYNRLSRPLGYGMLAAFFFCGCLCRLLEARLGLQGLLWLAVGTFVVAWIAQFVGHKLEGHKPSFLTDLVYLLIGPAWVLAKLYRRMDWRY; encoded by the coding sequence ATGGATACCACTGCCTACGCGCGCCCGATCGACCGCTATTTCGCCAGCTATTCCGACGATCACCGCAATGCCGCCAACCAGCGCATCCACGTGGTCGCGGTGCCGGCGATCCTGTGGTCGGTGGTGGCGCTGCTGTGGTGCATCCCGGTCGGCGGCAGCTGGTTCCAGAGCGGGCTGTGGGCGGCGCTGGGCATGTTCGCGGCGTGGATGTACTACAACCGGCTGTCGCGGCCGCTGGGCTACGGCATGCTGGCCGCGTTCTTCTTCTGCGGCTGCCTGTGCCGGCTGCTGGAAGCGCGCCTGGGCCTGCAGGGCCTGCTGTGGCTGGCGGTGGGCACCTTCGTGGTGGCCTGGATCGCGCAGTTCGTCGGGCACAAGCTGGAAGGCCACAAGCCCAGCTTCCTCACCGACCTGGTGTACCTGCTGATCGGGCCGGCCTGGGTGCTGGCCAAGCTGTACCGGCGCATGGACTGGCGCTACTGA
- a CDS encoding SDR family oxidoreductase, whose amino-acid sequence MTERPAIDAAASSAPANAQGVRVALLFGGSGQIGERLLPGLLAAGWQVHAFSRTPQPPRDGLHWHVGELSQLQAPPVQAEAIFSCGPLDAFADWYRRTPLRAARVVAFGSTSLEVKRDSLDAAERDVARRLREAEAALFAAAAERGAAVTVLRPTLVYGAGRDRTLSAIAILARRSGWFVLPRSARGLRQPVHVQDLADAALAVLAHPATHGRGYALGGGEVLSYREMVRRVLAALQPPARLLPLPHALFALALAVAHAGGRLRGMNRAALRRMGEDLVFDLAPAQRDFGYAPRAFAPDAAMLGVPR is encoded by the coding sequence ATGACCGAACGGCCCGCCATCGACGCTGCTGCTTCTTCCGCGCCTGCGAACGCGCAGGGCGTGCGCGTGGCGCTGCTGTTCGGCGGCAGCGGCCAGATCGGCGAGCGCCTGCTGCCGGGCTTGCTGGCCGCGGGCTGGCAGGTGCATGCGTTCTCGCGCACGCCGCAGCCGCCGCGCGACGGCCTGCACTGGCATGTGGGCGAATTGAGCCAATTGCAGGCGCCACCGGTGCAGGCCGAGGCGATCTTCAGCTGCGGCCCGCTGGATGCGTTCGCCGACTGGTACCGGCGCACGCCGCTGCGCGCGGCGCGCGTGGTCGCGTTCGGCTCCACCAGCCTGGAGGTCAAGCGCGATTCGCTGGACGCAGCCGAACGCGACGTCGCCCGGCGCCTGCGCGAGGCCGAGGCCGCACTGTTCGCCGCCGCGGCCGAACGCGGCGCGGCGGTCACCGTGCTGCGCCCGACCCTGGTCTACGGCGCCGGCCGCGACCGCACGCTGAGCGCGATCGCCATACTGGCGCGGCGCAGCGGCTGGTTCGTGCTGCCGCGCAGCGCGCGCGGCCTGCGCCAGCCGGTGCACGTGCAGGACCTGGCCGACGCGGCGCTGGCGGTGCTGGCGCATCCGGCCACGCACGGCCGCGGCTATGCGCTGGGCGGCGGCGAGGTGCTCAGCTACCGCGAGATGGTGCGGCGGGTGCTGGCCGCGCTGCAGCCGCCGGCGCGGCTGCTGCCGCTGCCGCATGCGCTGTTCGCGCTGGCCCTGGCCGTGGCCCATGCCGGCGGCCGCCTGCGCGGCATGAACCGCGCCGCGTTGCGGCGCATGGGCGAGGACCTGGTATTCGACCTGGCGCCGGCGCAGCGCGATTTCGGCTATGCGCCGCGCGCCTTCGCCCCGGATGCGGCGATGCTGGGCGTGCCGCGCTGA
- a CDS encoding monovalent cation/H+ antiporter subunit A encodes MIPVLDILLALPFLMAAAVVALRHRSRATLAWVAAAAPLAGLVLLGLLTPTVLDGGIVRADHAWLPQIGLQFSLRLDGLAWMFAGLVLAIGALVVMYAHYYLGARENVARFYGYLLLFMGAMLGMVIAGNLLLLMVFWELTSISSFLLIGFWSHRKDARDGARMALVITGGGGLALLGGILLIGRIVGSFQLDAVLAAGDAIRASALYPWALGLILLGIFTKSAQFPFHFWLPHAMAAPTPVSAYLHSATMVKAGVFLLARLHPALAGSDLFFYTVGGVGAVTLLVGAWYAIFQHDLKGLLAYSTISHLGLITMLFGLSTPLAVVAGVFHILNHAVFKASLFMAAGIIDHETHTRDMRRLGNLRRWMPFTSALAIIASLSMAGIPLLNGFLSKEMFFAQALDADGPVAMRVFTAGAALLAGVLGVAYSLRFVYETFFGHGPRQLEAMPHEPPRWMKIPVEVLVLVCVAVGIFPALTVAPVLRTAAGAILGDALPDYSLAVWHGWNAPLAMSIAGMIGGVALYFGLRRLTALYTEVRRSLGKRVFHWQVDALFGIAVRFTRLLTNGSLQRSLRWLLLSAVVVAAAPFVAAPPLWSQWPAPQPMPLLGWALWLLIVSCALATLFLYRQRLLAVLVIGGSGLGVSLVFVFLSAPDLALTQLLVEMVTLVLMLLAMNYLPKASPVEPQRWRKLRDAALAIAAGTGMALLAYSVMTRPATTMAGELLQRALPEAYGRNVVNVILVDFRGFDTFGEITVFGIAALVVHALLRRARMAPEKVMPGPPIKLPVPADLAQLMFPLTLTVSIFLFLRGHNAPGGGFIAGLVLAVPLLIQYVIQGAASVESRFGFDYIRCIGLGLLLAALSGMASMLFGVPFLTSGHYDLHLPLIGDIPLASALGFDTGVYLVVFGGTMLTLSMMGTIKPSRTRESQRGEIDPAQRSARTGEMR; translated from the coding sequence ATGATCCCCGTTCTGGACATCCTGCTGGCCTTGCCGTTCCTGATGGCGGCGGCCGTCGTCGCCCTGCGCCACCGTTCGCGCGCCACGCTGGCCTGGGTCGCCGCGGCCGCGCCGCTGGCCGGGCTGGTCCTGCTCGGCCTGCTGACCCCGACCGTGCTCGACGGCGGCATCGTGCGCGCCGACCACGCCTGGCTGCCGCAGATCGGGCTGCAGTTCTCGCTGCGCCTGGACGGACTGGCGTGGATGTTCGCCGGGCTGGTGCTGGCGATCGGCGCGCTGGTGGTGATGTACGCGCACTACTACCTGGGCGCGCGCGAGAACGTGGCGCGCTTCTACGGCTACCTGCTGCTGTTCATGGGCGCGATGCTGGGCATGGTGATCGCCGGCAACCTGCTGTTGCTGATGGTGTTCTGGGAACTGACCAGCATCAGCTCGTTCCTGCTGATCGGGTTCTGGTCGCACCGCAAGGATGCGCGCGACGGCGCGCGCATGGCGCTGGTGATCACCGGCGGCGGCGGCCTGGCCCTGCTCGGCGGGATCCTGCTGATCGGGCGCATCGTCGGCAGCTTCCAGCTCGACGCGGTGCTCGCCGCCGGCGACGCGATCCGCGCCAGCGCGCTGTATCCGTGGGCGCTGGGGCTGATCCTGCTCGGCATCTTCACCAAGAGCGCGCAGTTCCCGTTCCACTTCTGGCTGCCGCATGCGATGGCCGCGCCGACCCCGGTGTCGGCCTATCTGCACTCGGCGACGATGGTCAAGGCCGGCGTGTTCCTGCTGGCGCGGCTGCATCCGGCGCTGGCCGGCAGCGACCTGTTCTTCTACACGGTCGGCGGCGTCGGCGCGGTCACCCTGCTGGTCGGCGCCTGGTACGCGATCTTCCAGCACGACCTGAAGGGCCTGCTGGCGTATTCGACGATCTCGCACCTGGGCCTGATCACCATGCTGTTCGGGCTGTCCACGCCGCTGGCGGTGGTGGCCGGCGTGTTCCACATCCTCAACCACGCGGTGTTCAAGGCCTCGCTGTTCATGGCCGCCGGCATCATCGACCACGAGACGCATACCCGCGACATGCGCCGGCTCGGCAACCTGCGCCGCTGGATGCCGTTCACCAGCGCGTTGGCGATCATCGCCTCGCTGTCGATGGCCGGCATCCCGCTGCTCAACGGCTTCCTGTCCAAGGAGATGTTCTTCGCGCAGGCGCTGGACGCCGACGGCCCGGTGGCGATGCGCGTGTTCACCGCCGGCGCGGCGCTGCTGGCCGGCGTGCTCGGCGTCGCCTACAGCCTGCGCTTCGTCTACGAGACCTTCTTCGGCCACGGCCCGCGGCAGCTGGAGGCGATGCCGCACGAGCCACCGCGCTGGATGAAGATCCCGGTGGAAGTGCTGGTGCTGGTGTGCGTGGCGGTCGGCATCTTCCCGGCGCTGACCGTGGCGCCGGTGCTGCGCACCGCGGCCGGCGCGATCCTCGGCGACGCGCTGCCCGACTACAGCCTGGCGGTCTGGCACGGCTGGAACGCGCCGCTGGCGATGAGCATCGCCGGCATGATCGGCGGCGTGGCGCTGTACTTCGGCCTGCGCCGGCTGACCGCGCTGTATACCGAAGTGCGCCGCTCGCTGGGCAAGCGGGTGTTCCACTGGCAGGTGGACGCCTTGTTCGGCATCGCCGTGCGCTTCACCCGGCTGCTGACCAACGGCAGCCTGCAGCGCAGCCTGCGCTGGCTGCTGCTGAGCGCGGTGGTGGTCGCCGCGGCGCCGTTCGTGGCCGCGCCGCCACTGTGGAGCCAGTGGCCGGCGCCGCAGCCGATGCCGCTGCTGGGCTGGGCGCTGTGGCTGCTGATCGTCAGCTGCGCGCTGGCCACGCTGTTCCTGTACCGGCAGCGCCTGCTGGCGGTGCTGGTGATCGGCGGCAGCGGCCTGGGCGTGAGCCTGGTGTTCGTGTTCCTGTCGGCGCCGGACCTGGCGCTGACCCAGTTGCTGGTGGAGATGGTCACCCTGGTGCTGATGCTGCTGGCGATGAACTACCTGCCCAAGGCCTCGCCGGTGGAACCGCAGCGCTGGCGCAAGCTGCGCGATGCGGCGCTGGCGATCGCCGCCGGCACCGGCATGGCCTTGCTGGCGTATTCGGTGATGACCCGGCCGGCGACGACGATGGCCGGCGAACTGCTGCAGCGCGCGCTGCCGGAAGCCTATGGACGCAACGTGGTCAACGTGATCCTGGTCGATTTCCGCGGCTTCGACACCTTCGGCGAGATCACCGTGTTCGGCATCGCCGCGCTGGTGGTGCATGCGCTGCTGCGGCGCGCGCGGATGGCGCCGGAAAAGGTGATGCCGGGGCCGCCGATCAAGCTGCCGGTGCCGGCCGACCTGGCGCAGCTGATGTTCCCGCTGACCCTCACCGTGTCGATCTTCCTGTTCCTGCGCGGCCACAACGCGCCCGGCGGCGGCTTCATCGCCGGCCTGGTGCTGGCGGTGCCGCTGCTGATCCAGTACGTGATCCAGGGCGCGGCCTCGGTGGAATCGCGCTTCGGCTTCGACTACATCCGCTGCATCGGCCTGGGCCTGTTGCTGGCCGCGCTCAGCGGCATGGCCTCGATGCTGTTCGGGGTGCCGTTCCTGACCAGCGGCCACTACGACCTCCACCTCCCGCTGATCGGCGACATCCCGCTGGCCAGCGCGCTGGGCTTCGATACCGGCGTGTACCTGGTCGTGTTCGGCGGCACCATGCTGACCCTGTCGATGATGGGCACGATCAAACCCTCGCGCACGCGCGAGTCCCAGCGCGGCGAGATCGATCCGGCGCAGCGCTCCGCACGCACCGGGGAGATGCGCTGA
- a CDS encoding Na+/H+ antiporter subunit C produces the protein MELALASAIGVLTAVGVYLLLRARSFDVILGMTVLSYATNLLIFAGGRLLQGKAPVLRDGVAPTLAEHADPLPQALVLTAIVIAFAMTAVSIVLAMRSRGDNRSDHVDARVDHDGDSAL, from the coding sequence ATGGAACTGGCCCTGGCGAGCGCGATCGGCGTGCTGACCGCGGTCGGCGTGTACCTGTTGCTGCGCGCGCGCAGCTTCGACGTGATCCTGGGCATGACCGTGCTGTCCTACGCCACCAACCTGCTGATCTTCGCCGGCGGGCGCTTGCTGCAGGGCAAGGCGCCGGTGCTGCGCGACGGCGTCGCGCCGACCCTGGCCGAGCACGCCGATCCGTTGCCGCAGGCGCTGGTGCTGACCGCGATCGTGATCGCCTTCGCGATGACCGCGGTCAGCATCGTGCTGGCGATGCGCAGCCGCGGCGACAACCGCAGCGACCATGTCGATGCGCGCGTCGATCACGACGGCGACAGCGCGCTATGA
- a CDS encoding monovalent cation/H+ antiporter subunit D, whose translation MNHLLILPILIPLLGAALSLFVEHRRYGRHVRRAVAWTAMAALAAAVIALFVRAGNGQVQAYLLGDWPSRLGIALMADRLSAWMLLTTTLLAAACLLHACAGWDRRAPHFHALFQFQLVGLNGAFLTGDVFNLFVFFEVMLIASYGLLLSGGRGLRLRVGFHYVVFNVTSSTLFLIALGLLYALLGSLNMAELSQRIAQAPPENLRLIKATFGLLLLVFCAKAALLPLYLWLPETYARAPAPVAALFVVMTKVGLYAVLRVSTLILGSQAQALDGYARDWLLWLGIGTLLLAALGVLAAVRLRVLVGYLVIVSAATLFIAFALDAPGTLGAGLYYLAHSSFVAAALFLIADLIRRRRGDASDRKEVIAPLPGKTVPGVLFLIAAVSVAGLPPLSGFLAKVAILSATPDSNVAPVWTAVLLSSLMVIMGLTRAGVRLFWRVPGDQHDDDDGTEQAPRPAPRKARARPLETAATLLLLGYGVAMTVAAGPMLRYTEAAAAQLLRPADYATQLRATAPALREP comes from the coding sequence ATGAACCATCTGCTCATCCTGCCGATCCTGATCCCGCTGCTCGGCGCGGCGCTGTCGCTGTTCGTCGAGCACCGCCGCTACGGGCGCCACGTGCGGCGCGCCGTGGCCTGGACCGCGATGGCGGCGCTGGCCGCGGCGGTGATCGCGCTGTTCGTGCGCGCCGGCAACGGCCAGGTGCAGGCGTACCTGCTCGGCGACTGGCCGTCGCGGCTGGGCATCGCGCTGATGGCCGACCGCCTGTCGGCGTGGATGCTGCTGACCACCACCCTGCTCGCCGCGGCCTGCCTGCTGCACGCCTGCGCCGGCTGGGACCGGCGCGCGCCGCACTTCCACGCGCTGTTCCAGTTCCAGCTGGTCGGCCTCAACGGCGCGTTCCTGACCGGCGACGTGTTCAACCTGTTCGTGTTCTTCGAGGTGATGCTGATCGCCTCCTACGGCCTGCTGCTCAGCGGCGGGCGCGGCCTGCGCCTGCGCGTGGGCTTCCACTACGTGGTGTTCAACGTCACCTCCTCCACCCTGTTCCTGATCGCGCTGGGCCTGCTATACGCGCTGCTCGGTTCGTTGAACATGGCCGAGCTGTCGCAGCGCATCGCGCAGGCGCCGCCGGAGAACCTGCGCCTGATCAAGGCCACCTTCGGCCTGTTGCTACTGGTGTTCTGCGCCAAAGCCGCGTTGCTGCCGCTGTACCTGTGGCTGCCGGAAACCTATGCGCGCGCGCCGGCGCCGGTGGCGGCGCTGTTCGTGGTGATGACCAAGGTCGGGCTGTACGCGGTGCTGCGGGTGAGCACGCTGATCCTGGGCAGCCAGGCGCAGGCGCTGGACGGCTACGCGCGCGACTGGCTGCTGTGGCTGGGCATCGGCACGCTGCTGCTGGCTGCGCTCGGGGTGCTGGCCGCGGTGCGCCTGCGGGTGCTGGTCGGCTATCTGGTGATCGTGTCGGCGGCGACGCTGTTCATCGCCTTCGCGCTGGACGCGCCGGGCACGCTCGGCGCCGGCCTGTACTACCTGGCGCACAGCAGCTTCGTCGCCGCGGCGCTGTTCCTGATCGCCGACCTGATCCGGCGCCGCCGCGGCGACGCCAGCGACCGCAAGGAAGTGATCGCGCCGCTGCCGGGCAAGACCGTGCCCGGCGTGCTGTTCCTGATCGCGGCGGTCTCGGTGGCCGGGTTGCCGCCGCTGTCCGGGTTCCTGGCCAAGGTCGCGATCCTCAGCGCGACGCCGGACAGCAACGTCGCGCCGGTGTGGACCGCGGTGCTGCTCAGCAGCCTGATGGTGATCATGGGCCTGACCCGCGCCGGCGTGCGCCTGTTCTGGCGCGTGCCGGGCGACCAGCACGACGACGACGACGGCACCGAGCAAGCGCCACGGCCGGCGCCGCGCAAGGCCCGCGCGCGGCCGCTGGAGACCGCCGCGACCCTGCTGCTGCTCGGCTACGGCGTGGCGATGACCGTCGCCGCCGGGCCGATGCTGCGCTATACCGAGGCGGCCGCCGCGCAGCTGCTGCGCCCGGCCGACTACGCCACCCAGCTGCGCGCCACCGCGCCGGCGCTACGGGAGCCCTGA
- a CDS encoding Na+/H+ antiporter subunit E: protein MRRPWLRRLFPSWPLSVTVTVFWLLMSDSFGLGQWLLGALLGVAVPLFAARLDREFARIGSLRSVPKMLCVVAWDIVRSNVVVALQVLGPESRIRPGFIWVPLDIANIHGIAALTSMITLTPGTVSAALSDDRKYLLVHVLHLDDAETVIRQIKTRYEAPLMEIFP, encoded by the coding sequence ATGCGCCGTCCCTGGTTGCGCCGCCTGTTCCCCTCGTGGCCGCTGAGCGTCACCGTCACCGTGTTCTGGCTGCTGATGAGCGACAGCTTCGGCCTGGGCCAATGGCTGCTGGGCGCGCTGCTGGGGGTGGCGGTCCCGCTGTTCGCCGCGCGCCTGGACCGCGAGTTCGCGCGCATCGGCTCGCTGCGTTCGGTGCCGAAGATGCTGTGCGTGGTCGCCTGGGACATCGTGCGCTCCAACGTGGTGGTGGCGCTGCAGGTGCTGGGTCCGGAATCGCGTATCCGCCCCGGCTTCATCTGGGTGCCGCTGGACATCGCCAACATCCACGGCATCGCCGCGCTGACCAGCATGATCACCCTGACCCCGGGCACGGTGTCGGCGGCGCTGTCGGACGACCGCAAGTACCTGCTGGTGCACGTGCTGCACCTGGACGACGCCGAGACCGTGATCCGGCAGATCAAGACGCGCTACGAAGCGCCCCTGATGGAGATCTTCCCATGA
- a CDS encoding K+/H+ antiporter subunit F, producing MTSHMFIEGTIAVCMHVVALAMLLALWRLLRGPTVPDRILALDTLSVTAIAELMLFGMYLDSPVYFEAALVIAMLGFGSTVVLSKYVLRRDIVE from the coding sequence ATGACCAGCCACATGTTCATCGAGGGCACCATCGCCGTGTGCATGCACGTGGTGGCGCTGGCGATGCTGCTGGCGCTGTGGCGGCTGCTGCGCGGGCCGACGGTGCCCGACCGCATCCTGGCGCTGGACACGCTGTCGGTGACCGCGATCGCCGAGCTGATGCTGTTCGGCATGTACCTGGATTCGCCGGTGTACTTCGAGGCCGCACTGGTCATCGCCATGCTCGGCTTCGGCAGCACCGTGGTGCTGAGCAAGTACGTGCTGCGCCGGGACATCGTCGAATGA
- a CDS encoding Na+/H+ antiporter subunit G — protein sequence MIGLLQVGLSLLLIVGCFFILLGALGLVKLSDFFKRLHAPTKASTLGVGCVLLASVGYHLFLGQDPQPRELLITAFLFITAPISAHMMAKAALSLMMEQRPQVPGSSDHADKEGLPPPEQQDER from the coding sequence ATGATCGGGCTGCTGCAGGTGGGGCTGTCGCTGCTGCTGATCGTCGGCTGCTTCTTCATCCTGCTCGGCGCGCTGGGGCTGGTGAAGCTGTCGGACTTCTTCAAGCGCCTGCACGCGCCGACCAAGGCCAGCACCCTGGGCGTGGGCTGCGTGCTGCTGGCCTCGGTCGGCTACCACCTGTTCCTGGGCCAGGACCCGCAGCCGCGCGAACTGCTGATCACCGCGTTCCTGTTCATCACCGCGCCGATCAGCGCGCACATGATGGCCAAGGCCGCGCTGTCGCTGATGATGGAACAGCGCCCGCAGGTGCCTGGCAGCAGCGATCATGCCGACAAGGAAGGGTTGCCGCCGCCTGAGCAGCAGGATGAGCGCTAG
- a CDS encoding calcium/sodium antiporter — MASAIGLVLVGLLLLALGGDSIVKAASGLAQRCGASPFVAGLLLVAFGTSLPELAVNARAYVVGAQDLALGNAVGSNIANLGLTLALAALAAPLLVRTRMLAPLLVVLAVATLALIGFGLDGAISRLEGALLLLGFVGVVVFLLRRARTEDAARQLGLSGYAVTRTALGLNLLRLLIAVVLLYFGAKLVVDAAPRLGAAWGLSPLLVGLLPVAIGTALPEAAAAIAAARRGQGDMVVGHVLGSSLFNLLVVIGGMAALRPLPLPASFVRLELPAAVALSVVLYPMLRGDMRISRGEGAVLLVAFLAWVGLEVVLVG, encoded by the coding sequence ATGGCGAGCGCGATCGGCTTGGTGCTGGTGGGATTGCTGTTGCTGGCCTTGGGCGGGGACTCGATCGTCAAGGCGGCGTCGGGCCTGGCGCAGCGTTGCGGCGCCTCGCCGTTCGTCGCCGGCCTGCTGCTGGTGGCGTTCGGCACCTCGCTGCCGGAGCTGGCGGTCAATGCGCGCGCCTACGTGGTCGGCGCGCAGGACCTGGCGCTGGGCAACGCGGTCGGCAGCAACATCGCCAACCTGGGCCTGACCCTGGCGCTGGCCGCGCTGGCGGCACCGCTGCTGGTGCGTACGCGGATGCTGGCGCCGTTGCTGGTGGTGCTGGCGGTGGCGACGCTGGCGCTGATCGGCTTCGGCCTGGACGGGGCGATCTCGCGGCTGGAAGGCGCGCTGCTGTTGCTGGGCTTCGTCGGCGTGGTGGTGTTCCTGCTGCGCCGTGCGCGTACCGAAGACGCCGCGCGCCAGCTCGGCCTGTCCGGCTATGCGGTGACCCGCACCGCGCTCGGCCTGAACCTGCTGCGCCTGCTGATCGCGGTCGTGCTGCTGTACTTCGGCGCCAAGCTGGTGGTCGATGCCGCGCCGCGGCTCGGCGCCGCCTGGGGCCTGTCGCCGCTGCTGGTCGGCCTGCTGCCGGTCGCGATCGGCACCGCGCTGCCGGAAGCCGCCGCCGCGATCGCCGCGGCGCGCCGCGGGCAGGGCGACATGGTGGTCGGGCATGTGCTCGGCTCCAGCCTGTTCAACCTGCTGGTGGTGATCGGCGGCATGGCCGCGCTGCGTCCGTTGCCGTTGCCGGCCTCGTTCGTGCGCCTGGAGCTGCCGGCGGCGGTCGCGCTGAGCGTGGTGCTGTATCCGATGCTGCGCGGCGACATGCGCATCAGCCGCGGCGAAGGCGCGGTGCTGCTGGTCGCGTTTCTGGCCTGGGTCGGGTTGGAAGTGGTGTTGGTGGGGTGA
- a CDS encoding imm11 family protein, translated as MSARLDRDQRVQVAAGNAMYLLDISESYSEIFWFKYDQTLSPDHLLFISGETQSSIAATPTFRNNKKVSKSRLLAFDLLQSDTLEFVSQAMAEVLRQYPDDVQLFPADVYLKEERLQGFHVFNVIQTVPCIDLEHSRHAPMFGFMPDGPLRFTTLQSLPPAALAGHHLVRARESSQRIFVSQQLKQQCEASGLEGLRFVDCSKGIRV; from the coding sequence TTGTCAGCGCGCCTGGATAGAGATCAACGCGTGCAGGTCGCTGCAGGGAATGCCATGTACCTATTGGACATCAGTGAGAGCTACTCGGAAATTTTCTGGTTCAAATACGACCAGACGCTCTCGCCCGACCACCTGCTGTTCATCAGTGGTGAAACGCAATCGTCGATTGCTGCCACCCCGACCTTCAGAAACAACAAGAAAGTAAGCAAGTCGCGCTTGCTGGCGTTCGATCTCCTTCAAAGCGACACGCTCGAATTCGTCAGCCAGGCAATGGCTGAGGTGTTGCGCCAATATCCTGACGACGTTCAATTATTTCCCGCCGACGTCTACCTCAAAGAGGAACGGTTGCAGGGCTTCCACGTCTTTAATGTGATCCAGACGGTGCCTTGCATCGACCTCGAACACTCCCGGCATGCCCCCATGTTCGGCTTCATGCCTGATGGACCTCTGCGATTCACAACGCTTCAGAGCCTGCCGCCTGCGGCCTTGGCTGGTCACCACCTCGTCCGGGCCAGGGAAAGCTCGCAGCGCATTTTCGTTTCCCAGCAGCTGAAACAGCAATGCGAGGCTTCCGGGCTTGAAGGCTTGCGGTTTGTGGACTGCTCCAAGGGTATTCGAGTGTGA
- a CDS encoding lectin, with protein MKPTLPAAALLLLALSACDRSPPPSPPSAPAPASAPADDGALPPPALDQPDTDVPPAQAPAAAMPPEMAPAERQLARDDGYGDLRLGMSAAQARAAWGGELDGQPGEAGGCYVLRPRWAKGGNDFGLMFEADKLVRYDVRTAKETAPGGGKVGMDLAQLRALYAGRVEEQPHKYIEGGKVLRIAGATAQSGVLAFEIDAAGKASAWRVGLPPQVDYVEGCG; from the coding sequence ATGAAGCCGACCCTGCCCGCCGCTGCATTGCTGCTGCTCGCGTTGAGCGCCTGCGACAGATCGCCGCCACCGTCGCCGCCATCGGCACCCGCGCCCGCGTCCGCCCCTGCGGACGACGGCGCCTTGCCGCCGCCGGCGCTGGACCAGCCCGATACCGACGTGCCCCCGGCGCAGGCCCCGGCTGCGGCGATGCCGCCGGAGATGGCGCCGGCGGAGCGGCAACTGGCCCGCGACGACGGCTATGGCGACCTGCGCCTGGGCATGAGCGCGGCGCAGGCGCGCGCGGCCTGGGGCGGCGAACTCGATGGCCAGCCCGGCGAGGCGGGCGGCTGCTATGTCCTGCGGCCCCGCTGGGCCAAGGGCGGCAACGACTTCGGCCTGATGTTCGAAGCCGACAAGCTGGTCCGCTACGACGTGCGCACCGCCAAGGAAACCGCGCCGGGCGGCGGCAAGGTCGGCATGGACCTGGCGCAGCTGCGCGCGCTGTACGCCGGGCGCGTGGAAGAGCAGCCGCACAAGTACATCGAAGGCGGCAAGGTCCTGCGCATCGCCGGCGCCACCGCCCAGTCCGGCGTGCTGGCGTTCGAGATCGACGCCGCGGGCAAGGCCAGCGCCTGGCGCGTGGGCTTGCCGCCGCAGGTGGACTACGTGGAAGGCTGCGGCTAG